Below is a window of Camelina sativa cultivar DH55 chromosome 11, Cs, whole genome shotgun sequence DNA.
TCTATCTGGAAACTGGGGTTAAATATGAAACTTGTGATGTTATCTGAATCAGGTAGAAGAAAATGTTGCAGCAGTTACAGAGCTTGAAGGTCTGGGGATTGATAAAGAAACTCTGTCTGAGGTTGAAGCTATTCTCGAGCCTGTAAAGAATCTGACATGGCCAAGTGGAATCCCTCAGTAACTAAAACATCATTATCTCATTGTGTTTTACAGTGTAAGTTCGGTTTGATATGATCAATAAAGTATCTTggcaaacaaaattaatcagAACATCTTTGATGGAGTTCATTGTTATATAGATTACAAACACAGGGTGAGATTATGGAAGAAATTATAATATGCTTATTTACAAACACATAAGAAGAAAACTACGGAAAACATGCATATAACGGAAAATCTCGATCACAGGCAACTAAGTTCAATAGCTTCTTGGAACCTCTTGTCATACGTCGCGGGATTGCCGAATAGCCAAAGACTAAACTTCGAGCGACCAGAACTTCCCGATGAGTTTATGGCCGGAAGAAGACATTTAACAATCTGCGGCGATGATGGTTCCCCTTGCTGCTGCGGAGTATTGTTTCTTGTTAGCTGCTGAATTAGAGGATAGGGGAGCATGAACATCGCAGCTGATGATGCCATTGATAGATGTAAATCTGTGTTAAACTCGGAGAAAAAACAGAAGAGGTTTTGAGTGAAAATTGGAGGAGATTGCATTAGATGTGTGTATTAATAATATGAGTGGGAGAGGATAAAGAATGAAAGGGAGTAGGTGTGCGTGCGTGTTTGTTTCTTTGGGACCAAGGAAGGTTGAAACCGAAGTTTCGGTCgtttactatatccaaaataaagCCAATCATTTCGTGACACGTTGGTAAAATTGCTAACTTGCACCGAAACCATAGCTAGCTAACTTGTTCCGATGCTATCATATTGATAAAGAATGTGTGACGACAATATCGTGTACGTCGACTACGACTAGTGGCATGGCTTGGGACTTAATACAAAACTATAAATCAATTTGACTTTAGAAACTGATCCGAAAACTAAAATTTGGTAGAATTGATAAAATTTCGTGATAAAAAATAACTGAATGTTTTTTCGTAACAATCGTCATCAACTAAACTTTTGCATGCCAAAACGGTGAgtcatcaaataatattaacacCTTTGTTATATATAACTCACCGGTTATAATTAGGGTTTAACCGATGATGGTACagtaagatgaaaaaaaaagaacaaatattccAACGATgctttggaaaagaaaaagagaagagaaaccaTGTGTGAACGTGTATTTTGAGGAATCTTGCTGAATGTAAAAACTttggaaagaagagaagaataatAAGTTAATAAGAAACtctaaaagaccaaaaaaagcAACCACTTTGCTTCGATCACCACCGAtgcttcctctcttctctcgaATCTTCCACTAAAGTAGAGATTCCTACACACACTTTTGACAATTCCACCGTGTTTTCACTTCTGTTAAATGTACTTTTCGAGATGTATTCTCCACAAATTCTTCTTACCCAAAACATACGTTgcttttataataatttatatcttCAAGCCTGTGTGAGTGTTCTTTGTTTGGCGAATATAAATACACGTTCTCTAATTACTACTGCTTCCATAttattttacaagtttttgcTACTAATTTAGATATTACTTAGTTTTGTGGCCGAAATATGAGCGATCCAAAGTATGCATATCCTTACCCGGCACCGGGAAATTATCCCCAAGGTCCACCGCCGCAGTATTATCCGCAAGGTCCACCTCCGCCGGTGGGAGTACCACCGCAGTATtatcctccaccaccaccacctccgccaCCAAAGCGGAAACCTGGTTTTCTTGAAGGACTGTAAGTGCTCTGTTTATTACGTACGtttctataattaaattttgcAAAGTTAAGGAGTTGACTGATTGCTTTTTGGCTAGCTTTGTCGACAAAAGAAGTAGATCATGTGTGTTTACGAATGACAAAAGAAGTAGAATCAGATAAATTCGAACTTGTTAAGATCTTTTGGAATTCACGAATGAATTACAATGTTTGTTGGTAGTAATTAATGTGTGTGTTTCTCGGTTTTTGCAGATTAGCGGCTCTGTGTTGTTGCTGCTTGGTGGATGAATGTTGCTGTGACCCGACCATTATATGTATTGATTAAGTATTAAGAAATCATAATCGCTCACTCTATGTCTCTGTTAATTCATTATGGTTGTTATATgggatttattatttaataatcgTTGCAATTTCATGTGACTACTTACTTACTTTCTAGTCTCTTATATATCACAAATTTGTtagacagaaaaaaatatatatcacaaattaCTGCAGCTCATGAATAAACTAGTAAAATCAGATCATTTATTCTGatttctgatttgtttatagacagagaaaatgaaaatgtgtTTTGTGGGCAATCTTGAAATTTCAACTTAGAGTTACGTTGAAGCGTATTCGATACGTGGCAGCAGGTGGGTGGGGACTCACGTGTCCACTTATGAACTTAAGAGTAAGCAAATCGTCTTTTTACTCTCTTTAGTCAGTGCAGTGGGACAAGACAGCAGATCCCATTTTTTGTCCGAATCTTTTTTACAGAACGGCGGAACTAAGCGAATATCAAAACTTCTTCTAGAAGTGGGTTCTAATAAGTAAAATGTTCCAAATCTCTCGTTGCGCAAAAAGTAAAGAGTCTACAATTTATTAAGGTCGTCATGTTGATGTGGAACTTTGAtgtccaaaaaaataagaaaaaaggtCATGTGGACCGATCATGTAATACAACTTATTAAGTTAAAGCCATCCCAAGAAATCGGAGTGAAAGAGTTTGCTTCCCGTTATTGTTTGCAGGGAGCATTTGAAACAAATAGTAAAACTATATATCACCTTCACTCCCTCTTATCAGTCAAACCAATGCAGGTTCCAAAAACCCACACTGTCCCAGTATTTCCTATATAGATTCTTCATTTAACCAAcacataaatttaaaaccaaaacctgagAGAACCATTAAATGAATGAAATGCGTTATCACAGTCTAGAGATTTTTGATATTTGGATCATGTTAGAATCCGTATCCATTTTGGTGTTGATCACCTgctcttcttgatcttcttgttgTACTGGGAGATGCTGAGTGTGAACTGCTTGTGGAATACTTTGAAGATGTCAGCAACTCCTGATGTTTTGACATCCCCGCTGACACTGAATCTGCTTCCAGAGGCAACTCATCTAGTGTCTGTTta
It encodes the following:
- the LOC109127713 gene encoding uncharacterized protein LOC109127713: MQSPPIFTQNLFCFFSEFNTDLHLSMASSAAMFMLPYPLIQQLTRNNTPQQQGEPSSPQIVKCLLPAINSSGSSGRSKFSLWLFGNPATYDKRFQEAIELSCL
- the LOC104721449 gene encoding cysteine-rich and transmembrane domain-containing protein A-like, whose product is MSDPKYAYPYPAPGNYPQGPPPQYYPQGPPPPVGVPPQYYPPPPPPPPPKRKPGFLEGLLAALCCCCLVDECCCDPTIICID